In Lineus longissimus chromosome 9, tnLinLong1.2, whole genome shotgun sequence, one genomic interval encodes:
- the LOC135493635 gene encoding uncharacterized protein LOC135493635 isoform X1, with product MDNSVAFSLLVIVACATVIEAFPFNQFARSFSGGAMFPAPQQQYQRQVPRLRNNNEFFDDLASYRPHGNLNFGGQSADNGVGISVGGGERPQVSVGMGGVGGGVGADVVGEGKYYHVRMMS from the exons ATGGACAACTCTGTAGCGTTTTCCCTTCTGGTAATCGTCGCCTGCGCAACGGTCATAGAAGCTTTTCCTTTTAACCAATTTGCCAGGTCCTTCTCGG GTGGAGCAATGTTTCCCGCACCTCAACAACAGTACCAGCGGCAAGTTCCCCGGCTCCGCAATAACAACGAGTTCTTTGATGACCTAGCCAGTTATCGTCCACATGGTAACCTGAATTTCGGTGGTCAAAGTGCAG ACAATGGAGTTGGCATATCTGTTGGAG GTGGAGAGAGACCACAGGTGTCCGTCGGAATGGGAG GGGTCGGCGGAGGTGTTGGTGCGGACGTCGTAGGTGAAGGGAAGTATTATCATGTCAGAATGATGTCTTAG
- the LOC135493635 gene encoding uncharacterized protein LOC135493635 isoform X2: MDNSVAFSLLVIVACATVIEAFPFNQFARSFSGGAMFPAPQQQYQRQVPRLRNNNEFFDDLASYRPHGNLNFGGQSADNGVGISVGGGERPQVSVGMGAVGGGVGADVEGEGKFYEVKMTS, translated from the exons ATGGACAACTCTGTAGCGTTTTCCCTTCTGGTAATCGTCGCCTGCGCAACGGTCATAGAAGCTTTTCCTTTTAACCAATTTGCCAGGTCCTTCTCGG GTGGAGCAATGTTTCCCGCACCTCAACAACAGTACCAGCGGCAAGTTCCCCGGCTCCGCAATAACAACGAGTTCTTTGATGACCTAGCCAGTTATCGTCCACATGGTAACCTGAATTTCGGTGGTCAAAGTGCAG ACAATGGAGTTGGCATATCTGTTGGAG GTGGAGAGAGACCACAGGTGTCCGTCGGAATGGGAG CCGTTGGAGGTGGTGTTGGTGCCGACGTAGAAGGCGAAGGAAAATTCTATGAAGTCAAAATGACGTCTTAA